The nucleotide sequence CGGCGCGGCCTTTTGATGACCAGTTTGGGCAATGTGTGGGACGCCAACGAAACCTGGCTCGTGTTGATGGGGGGATCGCTGTTTGGGGCTTTTCCGCTGGCCTACGGGACGATCCTCAACGCGCTGTATTTTCCAGTCTTGATTATGATGGCGGGCCTGCTGTTTCGCGCGGTCTCGTTTGAGTTTCGCGAAAATGCCGAGCGCAAGTTCCTCTGGAATGTAGCCTTTGGGGCAGGTAGTTTCCTGGCAGCTCTCGGCCAAGGGTTTGCCCTCGGCAGTGTGTTTGAAGGAATTGCTGTGGATGCGGGGGGACACTTTGTCGGTGGCATGTTTGACTGGTTGACCTGGCGATCGCTGTTAGTCGCCCTCACCCTCATTCAAGGCTACGTTCTCATCGGCTCGACGTATTTGATTATGAAAACCAGTGGGGAGTTGCAGAACACGCATTTCAAAACGGCTAAAATCGCTGCGGCGACCACCTTTATCGGTGCTGTTTTCATTACGATTAGCA is from Synechococcus sp. PCC 7336 and encodes:
- the cydB gene encoding cytochrome d ubiquinol oxidase subunit II, with translation MEALEKFLPQLWFFILGIFLFLYVLLDGFDLGVGILSLTASSEERRGLLMTSLGNVWDANETWLVLMGGSLFGAFPLAYGTILNALYFPVLIMMAGLLFRAVSFEFRENAERKFLWNVAFGAGSFLAALGQGFALGSVFEGIAVDAGGHFVGGMFDWLTWRSLLVALTLIQGYVLIGSTYLIMKTSGELQNTHFKTAKIAAATTFIGAVFITISTPLLSEQVQSRLFQPPLLYIFALIPVLGIAFVGLLLWSLSRREEVTPLIWTVMLFFLSFVGLGFLIFPSIIPPSVTIYEAAAAPSSLVFMAIFVGFLIPILLAYTLYNYIVFRGKVTAETYGD